A genomic window from Candidatus Methylacidiphilum fumarolicum includes:
- a CDS encoding glycosyltransferase, translating into MKIAWFSPLPPKKSGIADFSRNVLTYLKKFSKLILFVEDYWPTESLVRDCLVVRYVEKARINWKVLEQVEACDLVFFNMSNDFRFHSYVYELLLRYPGIVILHDYVLQFFYAGYYLIEKRNFSGYIEKFKELYALDLITTNTAVDRRTAILNFLKKIYVEHSILWYPMNEEVISKASALVVHSDFALQNIKKKFLSKPVVKIDLPYTLPEEALASLRSNSYSFSVPKDRPKLIAATFGYVLPNKAYELVFKVLQSNPMLQKHMEYWIVGGTFFWYNIHSLAKKYKLQAIVKIFGYQEPEKVQEILSCVDLCIALRDPTMGETSSSLLNQMLLSKPVVVLNVGWYAELPNTLVFKLNPESAEKELEEILKMSLFNRSELIKMGNRAKEYVLAHHTPIHYAQKLMEVGRQFNEMINKKND; encoded by the coding sequence GTGAAAATCGCTTGGTTTAGTCCTTTACCTCCGAAAAAATCTGGGATTGCTGATTTCAGTCGTAATGTTCTGACTTATTTAAAGAAATTTTCCAAACTCATCTTATTTGTGGAAGATTATTGGCCAACGGAATCCTTGGTTAGGGATTGTCTGGTTGTACGGTATGTCGAAAAGGCTCGGATCAATTGGAAGGTGTTGGAGCAAGTGGAAGCCTGTGATCTAGTCTTCTTTAACATGAGTAATGATTTTCGCTTTCATTCCTATGTTTACGAGTTGTTGTTGAGATATCCTGGAATAGTGATTCTGCACGATTACGTGCTGCAGTTCTTTTACGCTGGTTATTATTTAATCGAAAAAAGAAATTTTTCAGGCTACATAGAAAAATTCAAAGAATTATACGCTTTGGATTTGATCACAACAAACACAGCAGTAGATAGGCGTACGGCCATCTTGAATTTTTTAAAAAAAATTTATGTAGAGCATTCCATCCTTTGGTACCCAATGAATGAAGAAGTCATTTCCAAGGCATCTGCGCTGGTCGTCCATTCTGATTTTGCTCTGCAAAACATTAAAAAGAAGTTTTTATCGAAACCGGTTGTTAAGATTGATCTTCCTTATACGTTGCCTGAGGAGGCTCTGGCTTCTTTGCGGTCCAACTCGTATAGCTTTTCGGTTCCAAAGGACAGACCAAAACTCATTGCAGCAACTTTCGGCTATGTGCTTCCTAATAAAGCCTATGAACTGGTGTTCAAGGTATTGCAATCGAATCCCATGCTGCAAAAGCATATGGAATACTGGATCGTTGGAGGGACATTCTTTTGGTATAATATTCACAGTCTTGCGAAAAAATATAAACTGCAAGCCATTGTGAAGATCTTTGGATATCAAGAGCCTGAAAAGGTGCAAGAAATTCTTTCATGCGTTGATCTCTGCATTGCCTTAAGGGATCCGACAATGGGAGAAACATCAAGTTCGCTGCTTAATCAAATGCTTTTGTCTAAGCCTGTGGTAGTTTTAAACGTAGGCTGGTATGCAGAGCTGCCCAATACACTCGTTTTCAAGCTTAATCCGGAGTCTGCTGAAAAAGAGCTGGAGGAAATTTTGAAAATGTCTCTTTTTAACCGATCTGAACTTATAAAAATGGGCAATAGGGCAAAGGAATATGTTTTAGCTCATCACACGCCAATTCATTATGCTCAAAAGCTAATGGAAGTGGGTCGACAGTTCAATGAAATGATTAATAAAAAGAATGATTGA
- a CDS encoding Slp family lipoprotein, with amino-acid sequence MAHPEAYIGTRLFIGGVIAQVQNLPDRSLIEVIHKPLSKSFKVPLTTDLSYGRFLVSTRKFLDPTIYTRGKSVTVIGRLSRVQPGIIGKRFYKYPVISASHIHLWADTY; translated from the coding sequence ATGGCTCATCCCGAAGCTTATATTGGAACTCGATTATTTATAGGAGGAGTCATTGCTCAGGTTCAAAACCTACCCGATAGATCTTTAATAGAGGTCATTCACAAACCCCTATCTAAAAGCTTTAAGGTGCCTCTTACAACGGACTTGAGCTATGGAAGGTTTCTAGTCTCCACCAGAAAGTTTCTAGACCCTACCATTTATACTAGAGGAAAAAGTGTAACTGTAATAGGAAGACTAAGTCGCGTACAGCCAGGAATCATCGGAAAAAGATTCTATAAATACCCAGTAATATCTGCTTCACATATTCATCTTTGGGCAGATACTTATTAG
- the sixA gene encoding phosphohistidine phosphatase SixA, which translates to MNLYLIRHATAEPKAETDAQRNLVPEGKEEAKIVGKGFKKLGIKPDVIFSSPLNRALQTAKVIAQTLKFENEVVIIPELENGHSSSELLEVIKKYDSQSSLFLIGHMPSLAEFLSDFIGASRPQAFPFDKGGVAAIRSEQLRLGIWELRFMLRQSQLRRY; encoded by the coding sequence ATGAATCTTTATTTGATTCGTCATGCAACAGCGGAACCAAAAGCAGAGACGGATGCTCAGAGAAACTTGGTTCCTGAAGGTAAGGAAGAAGCAAAGATTGTAGGAAAAGGATTTAAAAAGCTTGGAATAAAACCTGATGTAATTTTCAGTAGCCCTTTAAACAGAGCCTTGCAAACGGCAAAGGTTATAGCTCAGACATTGAAATTTGAAAACGAAGTGGTGATCATTCCTGAACTGGAGAATGGGCATTCTTCCTCTGAACTGCTTGAAGTGATTAAAAAGTACGATAGCCAATCCTCTCTTTTTCTTATAGGTCATATGCCAAGTCTTGCTGAGTTTCTATCCGATTTTATTGGTGCCAGTAGACCTCAGGCTTTTCCTTTTGACAAAGGAGGAGTCGCTGCCATTCGATCTGAACAGCTTCGACTAGGTATCTGGGAATTGAGATTTATGTTGCGTCAGAGTCAACTACGTAGGTATTAA
- a CDS encoding CCDC90 family protein has protein sequence MASTFDTLKLSKRLEEAGLTQKQAEIISEVLVEGFLEENKKTDSFNAEQRLEMQLSLRMDKLESKIENLDKRLSQYFGLLMGSIVLLGIILKIHL, from the coding sequence ATGGCTTCCACATTTGATACCCTAAAGCTCAGTAAGCGGCTAGAAGAAGCTGGTTTGACTCAAAAACAAGCAGAGATTATCTCTGAAGTACTTGTCGAAGGATTTCTTGAAGAAAACAAAAAAACCGACTCTTTTAACGCAGAACAGCGGCTGGAAATGCAACTGAGTCTTCGGATGGATAAACTAGAATCAAAAATTGAAAACCTCGATAAACGCCTCTCCCAATATTTTGGATTACTCATGGGAAGCATCGTTCTTTTAGGCATCATTTTAAAAATCCATCTCTGA
- a CDS encoding heavy metal translocating P-type ATPase, translating into MSPETHRKTVEQKRTFTFIEKGTELIALSSFFSIIAYVVLRYLLKLDPFFATLPLFFSYGIGGIPLLIELVWKLFRFEFGSDLLAGISIISSFLLREYLAGAIVILMLSGGQLLERLAIYHASAVLRALARRMPTVAHQKRNGSIKDIDLKEVIEGIELIIYPHEICPADGVVIEGKTVMDESYLTGEPFMISKTVGSTVLSGAINGNSAIRIRVLRKPEDSRYAKIMEVIRKSEEAKPRIRRLAEQIGAFYTPLSIFIATVAGMVSGSPLRFLSVMVIATPCPLLLAIPVAILGSISLCARRSIVVKDSQALELISKCQTAIFDKTGTLTYGMPKLVEESYSSFFEPRFVFDLVASLERYSKHPLAAAVLQKAAEKKIEFMELSEVHEPPGKGLCGLFRKMSVRITARSKLSSDIKGLEQMPRESEGLECVVLIDEVYAATFRFRDAPREESKPFIAHLSAKHGFKKVLIVSGDRESEVSYLAKQVGVSTLYAQCSPEQKLEIVKNETSQAKTLFVGDGINDAPAMLAATVGIAVGSNSEPTTEAAKIVIMENTLMKVDEFLHIGRRMRMIALQSAIGGMMLSCMGMGIAATGGLSPVEGAIFQEIIDVFSLLNALRTLFPPKTIKDF; encoded by the coding sequence ATGAGTCCAGAAACACACAGAAAAACGGTGGAGCAAAAAAGGACATTTACATTTATAGAGAAAGGAACTGAGCTTATCGCTCTTAGCTCTTTTTTTTCTATTATTGCGTATGTGGTGCTACGGTATCTATTGAAGCTAGACCCGTTTTTTGCGACTTTGCCTCTTTTTTTTAGCTACGGAATCGGTGGTATCCCTCTTCTCATTGAATTGGTATGGAAATTGTTTCGCTTTGAGTTTGGTTCTGACCTTCTGGCTGGAATTTCGATCATTAGCTCTTTCCTTCTTAGAGAATATTTGGCAGGAGCAATAGTGATTTTGATGTTGAGCGGTGGACAACTATTAGAAAGATTGGCTATCTATCATGCTTCTGCAGTGTTGAGAGCGCTTGCCCGAAGGATGCCTACAGTAGCTCATCAAAAACGAAATGGTTCTATTAAAGATATCGATTTGAAAGAGGTGATCGAGGGAATCGAGCTTATCATTTATCCGCACGAGATATGTCCAGCCGATGGTGTCGTTATCGAAGGCAAAACGGTTATGGACGAAAGTTATTTGACTGGAGAACCTTTCATGATTTCAAAGACGGTTGGTTCCACGGTTCTTTCTGGTGCTATCAATGGGAATTCGGCTATTCGCATCCGAGTTCTCAGAAAACCTGAAGACTCTCGATATGCAAAAATAATGGAGGTCATTAGAAAAAGCGAAGAAGCTAAGCCTAGAATAAGAAGGCTTGCTGAACAGATAGGGGCTTTTTATACTCCTTTGTCCATTTTTATTGCAACTGTAGCGGGCATGGTTTCTGGCAGTCCACTTCGATTCCTTTCAGTCATGGTCATTGCTACCCCTTGTCCACTTCTTTTGGCGATTCCTGTAGCGATACTAGGATCCATTTCACTTTGTGCGCGTCGATCGATTGTAGTGAAAGACAGTCAAGCTCTAGAACTCATCAGCAAATGCCAGACAGCCATTTTCGATAAAACTGGTACATTGACTTATGGAATGCCTAAGCTTGTGGAAGAATCTTATTCTAGCTTTTTTGAACCTCGGTTTGTATTTGATTTGGTTGCAAGTCTAGAGCGATACTCAAAACACCCGCTTGCAGCGGCTGTTTTGCAAAAGGCTGCAGAAAAGAAAATCGAGTTCATGGAGCTCTCTGAAGTGCATGAACCTCCAGGGAAAGGCCTTTGCGGCCTGTTTAGAAAAATGAGTGTTAGGATCACAGCCCGATCCAAGTTGTCTTCTGATATCAAGGGGCTAGAACAGATGCCTAGAGAAAGCGAAGGGTTGGAATGCGTGGTGTTGATCGATGAGGTTTATGCGGCTACTTTTCGCTTTAGAGATGCTCCAAGAGAAGAAAGTAAACCATTTATTGCTCATCTATCAGCTAAACATGGATTTAAAAAAGTTCTCATTGTTTCTGGTGATCGAGAATCTGAAGTCAGTTATCTCGCTAAACAGGTGGGGGTCTCCACTCTATATGCCCAATGTAGTCCAGAGCAAAAACTAGAAATTGTTAAAAATGAGACTAGTCAAGCAAAAACATTGTTTGTAGGCGATGGCATAAATGATGCTCCAGCCATGTTGGCAGCAACGGTTGGGATTGCTGTGGGATCAAATAGTGAGCCGACTACAGAGGCGGCTAAGATTGTTATCATGGAAAATACATTGATGAAGGTTGACGAGTTTCTCCATATCGGTAGAAGAATGAGGATGATTGCCCTACAGAGTGCAATTGGTGGAATGATGCTAAGCTGCATGGGCATGGGCATTGCGGCCACAGGAGGATTGAGTCCAGTAGAAGGAGCAATCTTTCAAGAAATCATCGATGTATTCTCATTGCTTAATGCACTCAGAACCCTTTTCCCACCCAAAACTATCAAAGATTTTTAA
- a CDS encoding hydrogenase expression/formation C-terminal domain-containing protein produces MQTLLEKIFYSFLKAKSGKESEKISLSTPTDIKSVANFLSVGEVEITIDEPFPLLIFETQILGLWAVCLSNQLQWLEVGQLPSVLLKTQRSLPPIPKFSLKELAPFSGGLMNSPYLLVEINRLATDYEIEKKPQVIQLSLLPLSLKDKEFLESTLGLGKTLIRIKGYGDCLIKNSQYKNIWWIEHFNSAGKSLLQAIEIDEVPAIVKAAREDLDGSILRIQKLQQELSI; encoded by the coding sequence ATGCAGACACTGCTTGAAAAAATTTTCTATTCTTTCCTTAAGGCAAAGAGTGGGAAGGAATCAGAAAAAATATCTCTTAGCACCCCCACCGATATCAAATCAGTTGCAAATTTTCTAAGTGTAGGGGAAGTCGAAATCACTATTGATGAACCATTCCCTCTTCTTATCTTCGAGACTCAAATTCTTGGACTTTGGGCTGTTTGTCTTTCCAATCAGCTTCAATGGCTTGAAGTAGGCCAATTGCCTTCTGTCTTATTGAAAACTCAAAGGTCTCTTCCCCCTATTCCCAAGTTTTCTCTTAAAGAACTTGCTCCTTTCAGTGGTGGACTCATGAACTCCCCCTACCTTCTTGTAGAAATCAATCGACTGGCGACAGACTATGAAATAGAAAAAAAACCTCAGGTTATCCAGCTTAGCCTCTTACCACTATCCCTGAAAGATAAGGAGTTTTTAGAGTCGACTTTGGGCTTGGGAAAGACACTTATCCGCATCAAAGGTTATGGGGACTGTCTAATCAAGAATAGTCAGTACAAAAATATCTGGTGGATCGAGCATTTTAATTCAGCAGGCAAAAGCTTACTTCAAGCGATTGAGATCGATGAAGTGCCTGCCATAGTAAAGGCTGCTAGAGAAGATTTGGACGGAAGTATCTTGAGAATACAAAAGCTACAACAAGAGCTATCCATTTAA
- the cybH gene encoding Ni/Fe-hydrogenase, b-type cytochrome subunit — translation MKPIKEKTLKTKQVYVYEAPLRLWHWINAASIFVLALSGYFIAHPPQSIGGEAFGHYNFAFIRYVHFVAALLFDVGLMIRIYWALAGNRFGRDFLLLPLFDRFWWAEVLKKIKWYLFLEKEPIKYVGADPLNRLATFFVFLLDWFMLITGLALFGEMDGMGTWAYYLFTIWVLPIFGSSQNLHTFHHLGMWVFVIFILLHVYVVIREDILGRVSVIETMINGWRTLRDDRP, via the coding sequence ATGAAGCCGATTAAAGAAAAGACTCTTAAGACAAAACAGGTCTATGTGTATGAAGCCCCCCTAAGGCTTTGGCATTGGATTAATGCGGCATCTATTTTCGTCCTGGCCCTTAGTGGGTATTTCATTGCGCATCCTCCGCAAAGCATTGGAGGAGAAGCCTTCGGTCATTATAATTTTGCCTTTATCCGGTACGTTCATTTTGTAGCAGCACTTCTGTTCGATGTTGGACTTATGATTAGAATCTATTGGGCGCTTGCTGGCAATAGGTTCGGAAGGGATTTTCTTCTTTTGCCTTTGTTTGATCGTTTTTGGTGGGCTGAAGTGTTAAAAAAAATCAAATGGTACCTATTTTTGGAAAAAGAGCCTATAAAATATGTTGGAGCTGATCCTTTGAATCGATTAGCAACGTTTTTTGTTTTCCTTTTAGACTGGTTCATGCTTATCACTGGATTGGCTTTGTTTGGAGAAATGGATGGGATGGGGACATGGGCATATTACTTGTTTACAATTTGGGTCCTTCCAATCTTCGGTAGCAGCCAAAACTTGCATACCTTTCATCATTTGGGAATGTGGGTGTTTGTCATCTTTATACTGCTTCATGTCTATGTCGTGATTCGTGAGGATATTCTGGGGAGAGTCAGTGTCATCGAAACGATGATCAATGGTTGGAGGACTCTTCGGGATGATCGACCGTAG
- a CDS encoding nickel-dependent hydrogenase large subunit: MNDQQKVARSSPLNTSDQRIVIDPITRIEGHLRCEVNIDANNIIRNAVSSGTMWRGIELIVKGRDPRDVWAFTQRICGVCTGVHALASVRAVEDALGITIPDNANCIRNIMHLAQMVQDHLVHFYHLHALDWIDVVCALKADSKATSEIAQKISSYPKSSPGYFSDIQNRFKQFVESGQLGLFKNGYWGHPAYKLPAEVNLLALSHYLEALDFQRQIVKIHTVFGGKNPHPNWLVGGVPCAINIDETMGAGAPVNMSQLNLVSSIIDRSIEFVETVYLPDILAIGSFYKDWLYGGGLSSKNVLSYGEIPEQAGDHSSANLCFPRGAILNGDLKNIHEVDPRDSSQIQEYVFHSWYKYPDPAESRHPWEGITEPYFVLGPNTKGSGTTIQQLDEQGKYSWIKAPRFKGEPMEVGPLARFLIGYASGREEFKELIERSLRQLELPLEALFSTLGRTLARALEASLCAKLLKRFYQRLLTNIQSGQTATADTSKWDPARWPIQSKGVGLVEAPRGALGHWIRIKDGKIENYQAVVPTTWNGSPRDPKGKMGAFEASLLNTPLAKPEEPLEILRILHSFDPCLACSTHLIDAKGRKLAQLRVV; encoded by the coding sequence ATGAATGACCAGCAAAAAGTTGCTCGTAGTTCTCCGTTGAACACCTCTGATCAAAGGATTGTGATCGATCCGATCACGCGGATTGAAGGCCATCTGCGTTGTGAAGTGAATATTGATGCAAACAATATAATCCGAAACGCAGTCTCTAGTGGAACCATGTGGCGTGGCATTGAACTGATCGTCAAAGGCAGGGATCCAAGAGATGTCTGGGCATTTACTCAAAGAATCTGTGGGGTCTGTACGGGCGTGCATGCTTTGGCTTCCGTACGAGCTGTAGAAGATGCCCTTGGCATAACAATTCCAGACAATGCCAACTGTATCCGTAATATTATGCATTTAGCACAAATGGTTCAGGACCATTTAGTCCATTTCTATCATTTGCATGCACTCGATTGGATCGATGTTGTTTGCGCATTAAAGGCTGACTCCAAAGCCACCTCTGAAATTGCTCAGAAAATATCTTCTTACCCCAAATCCTCCCCAGGGTATTTTTCTGACATCCAAAATAGGTTTAAGCAGTTTGTGGAAAGTGGCCAGTTGGGGTTGTTTAAAAATGGATATTGGGGTCATCCCGCCTATAAGTTGCCTGCTGAAGTCAATCTATTAGCTCTGTCTCATTATCTAGAGGCTTTGGATTTTCAAAGACAAATTGTAAAAATCCATACGGTTTTTGGTGGAAAAAATCCTCACCCTAATTGGCTTGTTGGCGGTGTGCCCTGTGCTATTAATATCGACGAAACTATGGGAGCTGGAGCACCCGTTAATATGAGTCAGCTCAACTTAGTCTCTTCGATTATCGACCGATCGATTGAGTTTGTTGAAACGGTCTATCTGCCAGATATTCTTGCGATTGGTTCCTTCTATAAAGATTGGCTTTATGGCGGCGGTCTATCTTCTAAAAATGTTCTTTCTTATGGAGAAATCCCTGAGCAGGCTGGCGATCATTCCTCAGCTAATCTCTGCTTTCCTAGAGGGGCGATCCTCAATGGGGATTTGAAAAACATCCATGAGGTCGATCCCAGGGACTCGTCTCAAATCCAAGAATACGTTTTTCATTCTTGGTACAAGTATCCTGATCCTGCCGAAAGCAGGCATCCTTGGGAGGGGATCACTGAACCTTATTTTGTCTTAGGGCCAAACACCAAGGGAAGCGGAACAACTATCCAACAGCTGGATGAGCAAGGTAAATACTCTTGGATTAAAGCCCCGCGGTTTAAAGGAGAGCCTATGGAGGTTGGGCCGTTAGCAAGGTTTCTGATCGGCTATGCTTCGGGAAGAGAAGAATTTAAAGAACTGATTGAACGATCGCTTCGTCAATTGGAGCTCCCTTTAGAAGCCCTATTTTCTACTTTAGGCAGAACGCTAGCTCGGGCATTGGAGGCTTCTCTCTGCGCAAAGCTGCTCAAAAGATTTTATCAACGCCTCCTTACAAACATTCAATCCGGTCAAACGGCAACAGCTGATACTAGCAAGTGGGATCCAGCCAGATGGCCTATTCAGTCCAAAGGTGTCGGCTTGGTAGAAGCACCGCGAGGGGCTCTTGGTCATTGGATTCGAATAAAAGATGGAAAAATCGAAAATTATCAAGCCGTTGTCCCCACCACATGGAATGGCTCGCCTAGAGATCCAAAAGGAAAGATGGGAGCTTTTGAAGCCTCTCTTCTGAATACCCCATTAGCAAAGCCAGAAGAACCTTTAGAGATTTTACGCATCCTCCATAGTTTTGATCCTTGCTTGGCCTGTTCCACCCATCTCATCGATGCAAAAGGAAGGAAGCTGGCCCAACTGAGAGTGGTTTAA
- a CDS encoding hydrogenase small subunit, with protein sequence MKYEEESFYALIHKQGISRRSFIKFCTLSAFSLGLGIDVVPQILHAFETKPRIPVIWLHGLECTCCSESFIRSGHPLVKDVILSMISLDYDETLMAASGWQAEKSLKETVENYKGKYLLAVEGNPPTKENGMFCIVGGKPFIEQLRWAAKDAKAVIAWGSCASNGCVQAAKPNPTGATPIHKIIQDKPIIRVPGCPPIAEVMTGIITYMVTFDRFPELDSQNRPKMFYSQRIHDKCYRRGHFDAGQFVEKWDDEGAKKGYCLYKVGCRGPTTYNACSTTRWNGGVSFPIQAGHGCIGCSEDGFWDNGPFYSRLSKIELLGVETDADTLGFSLLGAAGVGMAAHAVASGIFKKKREETSAADSLKDQKGKKDE encoded by the coding sequence ATGAAGTACGAAGAAGAAAGTTTTTATGCGCTGATTCATAAACAAGGAATTAGCAGAAGAAGTTTTATAAAGTTTTGTACTCTTTCAGCTTTCAGCTTGGGGCTTGGAATAGATGTAGTCCCGCAAATTCTCCATGCGTTTGAAACCAAGCCAAGAATACCCGTCATATGGCTTCATGGCCTGGAATGCACTTGTTGTTCAGAATCCTTCATTCGCTCAGGCCATCCCCTTGTTAAAGATGTGATCCTATCGATGATATCTCTTGACTATGATGAGACGCTCATGGCTGCTTCCGGATGGCAGGCTGAAAAGTCCTTAAAAGAAACAGTTGAAAATTATAAAGGCAAGTATCTTTTAGCCGTTGAAGGCAATCCCCCAACCAAAGAAAATGGAATGTTTTGTATAGTTGGAGGCAAACCGTTCATAGAACAACTTCGGTGGGCGGCAAAAGATGCTAAAGCAGTGATTGCTTGGGGTAGTTGTGCTTCTAATGGTTGTGTGCAAGCAGCAAAACCTAATCCTACAGGGGCGACACCTATCCATAAAATCATCCAAGACAAGCCGATTATTCGTGTTCCAGGTTGTCCTCCTATTGCTGAAGTTATGACGGGAATCATCACCTATATGGTCACTTTTGATCGGTTCCCTGAATTGGATTCTCAGAATAGGCCAAAAATGTTTTATAGTCAGCGGATCCATGACAAATGCTACAGGCGCGGTCATTTTGATGCTGGGCAGTTTGTGGAAAAGTGGGATGATGAAGGGGCAAAAAAAGGATATTGCTTGTATAAGGTTGGCTGTCGTGGACCGACGACCTACAATGCCTGTTCGACTACTCGGTGGAATGGAGGGGTTTCGTTTCCGATCCAGGCTGGCCATGGATGTATTGGCTGTTCGGAGGATGGATTCTGGGATAATGGTCCTTTTTATAGTAGGCTGTCGAAGATCGAATTGTTAGGGGTAGAAACGGATGCCGATACACTTGGCTTTAGCCTTCTTGGGGCAGCAGGCGTGGGGATGGCTGCGCATGCAGTCGCTAGTGGGATTTTCAAAAAGAAAAGGGAGGAAACCTCTGCGGCTGATTCTTTAAAAGACCAAAAAGGAAAAAAGGATGAATGA
- a CDS encoding NAD-dependent formate dehydrogenase: MAKVLCVLYPDPVDGYPKSYIRDSVPKIEKYPDGQTVPNPKRIDFVPGELLGSVSGGLGLRKYLEELGHEFIVTSDKDGPNSVFEKELPTADVVISQPFWPAYLTPDRIKKAKNLKLAITAGIGSDHVDIQAAIEAGITVAEVTYSNSISVAEHVVMMILSLVRNYLPAHEWAVKGGWNIADCAVRAYDLEGMHVGTVAAGRIGLAVLRRLKPFDVHLHYTDRHRLPPEIERELGVTYHPDVYSMVPHCDVITINCPLHPSTEHLFNDQLIEKCKRGVFIVNTARGKICDRDAVVRAVKSGKIAAYAGDVWFPQPPPSDHPWRTMPYNGMTPHYSGTTLSAQARYAAGTREILECFFEGRPIREEYLIVKGGKLAGVGAHSYTAGSTTKGVEELLKNK, translated from the coding sequence ATGGCAAAAGTACTTTGTGTTCTTTATCCCGATCCAGTGGATGGCTATCCAAAATCTTACATACGGGATTCGGTCCCTAAAATTGAAAAGTATCCAGATGGTCAAACGGTGCCTAATCCTAAGCGGATTGATTTTGTTCCAGGAGAACTCTTAGGATCTGTCTCGGGAGGGCTCGGTCTAAGGAAGTATCTGGAAGAACTTGGACACGAATTTATTGTTACTTCGGATAAGGACGGACCGAATTCTGTTTTCGAAAAAGAGCTACCCACTGCTGACGTAGTCATTTCTCAGCCGTTTTGGCCTGCCTATTTAACTCCAGATCGCATTAAGAAGGCTAAAAATCTAAAACTGGCTATCACAGCAGGGATTGGTTCGGATCATGTGGATATTCAGGCAGCCATAGAAGCGGGCATAACTGTAGCCGAAGTTACCTATTCCAATAGCATTAGCGTTGCTGAGCATGTGGTGATGATGATTCTTTCGCTTGTGAGAAATTATCTTCCTGCGCATGAATGGGCTGTCAAAGGAGGATGGAATATAGCCGATTGCGCCGTAAGAGCTTATGACCTGGAAGGGATGCATGTCGGTACCGTAGCGGCAGGAAGAATCGGTCTGGCCGTGCTTAGAAGACTAAAACCCTTCGATGTCCACCTACACTATACAGATCGGCATAGGCTTCCTCCTGAAATCGAAAGGGAGCTTGGTGTCACCTATCACCCAGATGTTTATTCTATGGTTCCCCACTGCGATGTCATCACCATCAATTGTCCTTTGCATCCTTCTACTGAGCATCTTTTCAACGATCAGCTTATTGAAAAATGCAAACGGGGAGTTTTTATTGTGAACACCGCCAGAGGGAAAATCTGTGATCGAGATGCGGTGGTAAGGGCTGTGAAAAGTGGTAAAATTGCAGCCTATGCTGGAGATGTTTGGTTCCCGCAACCGCCTCCCTCCGATCATCCCTGGAGAACTATGCCTTACAATGGGATGACACCCCATTACTCAGGAACAACCCTTTCGGCTCAAGCTCGATACGCTGCTGGCACAAGGGAAATTTTGGAATGCTTTTTTGAGGGTCGACCGATTCGAGAGGAATATCTGATTGTAAAAGGGGGCAAGCTTGCAGGAGTCGGTGCCCATTCCTATACAGCAGGCAGCACCACAAAAGGGGTGGAAGAACTATTAAAAAATAAATAA
- a CDS encoding rhomboid family intramembrane serine protease → MTNILVFIYELTRGKQLQNFLLDYGNVPVRFVYWTEFGGDTLDPHRYIPFISSMFLHGGFFHILGNMVYLWIFGDNVEDRFGHIGYLFFYLFGGLVSEIVQIASDPHSTLPIIGASGAIAAVLGAYFVFYPYSRIITLVPFFGWYTFAEIPAVFYLGFWFFMQLFSGSLMAMSPESMAAGGVAWWAHVGGFVAGVGVGWILKNIFPIED, encoded by the coding sequence TTGACCAATATACTTGTCTTTATTTACGAGTTGACTCGTGGAAAACAACTTCAAAATTTTCTTCTGGATTATGGCAATGTGCCTGTTCGTTTTGTCTATTGGACTGAATTTGGCGGAGATACATTGGATCCTCACCGTTACATTCCTTTTATAAGCTCAATGTTTCTCCATGGGGGGTTTTTTCATATTCTTGGGAATATGGTTTATCTTTGGATTTTTGGAGACAATGTCGAAGATCGATTTGGCCACATAGGTTATCTCTTTTTTTATCTCTTCGGTGGCCTTGTTTCTGAAATTGTTCAGATAGCCTCCGATCCGCATTCTACTTTACCTATTATTGGAGCTTCTGGAGCCATTGCAGCCGTTTTAGGCGCTTATTTTGTTTTTTATCCTTATAGCCGGATCATCACCCTAGTTCCCTTTTTTGGATGGTATACTTTTGCTGAGATTCCCGCGGTTTTCTATTTAGGATTCTGGTTTTTCATGCAGCTTTTCAGTGGCTCTCTTATGGCTATGAGTCCAGAAAGTATGGCTGCAGGAGGAGTGGCCTGGTGGGCCCATGTGGGCGGATTTGTCGCAGGAGTGGGGGTGGGCTGGATCCTCAAGAACATCTTTCCGATCGAAGACTGA